The DNA window GGATCAAATGGTTCATCATCTGCAGGAGGAGTTAGATACTCTTGATAGAGCAGCGCATATATTGCTCTTGCCCAAAGTTTTCCACCAAGCCCGCCTTGTCCAGTATAATGGATTCCATCTCCTCCCGTATATTGAACAGCATCCGTAAGAGTATTAGCATCAATAAAACGACAACGAGATTCGACAAGAACTTTAAGAGCTCGATTGATTCCCAACGTATCTACTTTTCTATTAGTTGAAGCTGGCGCGCCTACCCATACACATTTTTTACCTGATGAAACAACCTTCTCTACCAGCGAGTTAATATTTGCTGCTTGATTATTAACTCCCTGTGCAGTCAAAAAGTTTGTTCCTAAAGAGATTATAACCATTTCGGGATTAAATGCAGACAATTGATTTTCAAAATTAAATGGAGTCTGAATAAGATTGCTTGGTGTCTGGCTACCAACCAAGACTAATGATCCTGCCGGATTCGGTCCAGTTGGTTTCCCCCCACTATCTCGCTTTTCATTACACACTTTATAATTTACTTTATCAAAATTACTTGCAGCTGCCCCTCCACACGCATACGTTTGAGCTGCAACATTTTTTTGAATTAGTAATCTGTGTAACTCTTTTCCATACGCACCAACAGAATGAGAATCGCCAATGTGCAGTACACTTGAAGGACCAGCAATCGAAGAACCACTGTATTGTGACATATCCTCTTCTAAAGGATTCGCATTCTTTGCCAGCCAGTCATCAACGCACTCTTGATCATCTGGATCGCAGATATCGGCAAGATATGCTTCAGTTTCACTACTAGTAGCAGCGATCGTTTCCTCAGTGTATATATCTTGTATCATTTCACGATAAATCGCCTTACAATAATAATATCCCCCACAAGCATAGTCATCACAATCAACACCACCATCCCCATTATCATCAACACCATTAGTACAATCTTCTACACCATCTTGACTCGAAGATCCTTCATCTGAATCCGAAAAGAGACCTGAGTTTAACTGACGATAAATTGCTTTACAATAATCATCTTCACGACAAGCATAATCCTCACAATCAACACTGCCATCCTCATTATCATCAGCATTATTAGTACAATCTTCCACAGGGATCTCTTCTTCAGTAGGCTCAGCAAGACCTCCCGTCTCTTCATCAACTGCCCCATCCCCCGCAGCAGCAGCAACAGGATGTACTGCCGGAGCAGAAGTAGGAGAAGAAGGTTCATCAGGAACTAATTCAATTGTATAAGTAAGATCAGAACCACTATTTGCATCCGTTGCCGTAGCACCCGCTGGTACATCATTACGTGCATACATCTCATCAGTCGCTGGAGCAGGAGCAGAAGTTGATTCATCAGAAGGATCTAATAAAACGTCAATCGTGCCATCTGGATTTACCCGAGCACCATTATTGAAACCTTCCTCACCAGCAGAATCAGCAGGAACAGAAGGATCAGCCCGACACAATAATGCGCCATTACGAAAAACATTCTCATCAGCAGTATAAAGAACATATAGCCCTTTCACCATGTGTGTACGTGAATCATAAAACCCACTAATTCCGCGAACTTGAATCGATTGAGTACGAAGATCACAAGTAAATTTATGTTCAGTATAAGCTTGTGGTAGCGTTGATTGGATAGGTACACTAGGAGTTTCGCCACATACCGCAGCAACTGAAACAATCCCTTCAACCCCATTCTTAGTCGCAGCAATAGCACTAAGACCATTCATAAATCTACCAGCACATCCAGAATCACGTAATACCAATTCCTCATTACCAATTATAACATTAGATTGATCCTGACAAAATAAACCTAAAGCATCAATAAAACCTGATCGATCTACACTTGCTTGAATCCCCAACGCTGCTTGTCCATCAGGACAAAGTAATGTAAACGGTTGACCTACCATACTTCCAAGAAGACGACTGCCTGTCTCCAAAAATCGAACATCATTCTCTGCCAAACCACCCACTACTAAGATTAACAGTGTAAATAAAACCAAAAATCCAAACCGTTTCATTCCAACACGTTTCATTCGACCCTAAACCTCTTGACTAATGAAATTCGCTTATCTAATAACGGATTTTCCACCATGATTTCTACTTGATATTCACCCAGATCAGGATTATCTCCAAGCGTAAAATAATCTGCAAACGCCGCAGGTTCATTTTCTTTTGTAGATTCGTGTTCTAACAGATAGGAATTTTTCTCTTCCAAATTAAGAATAATATTGCCCTGAGGATTAACAATGCGATAATTTCGCACTAACATGATTTGATTATCATATGTACTACTCTGCACTAAGAACCGTAAATAGATTTCATCGCCTTTTGCAAACACATCGGTTTTTTGATAACAATTAAACTTCACATCAACATACTTGCAAAAATCAAACTGACGAATCTGAAGGTCACCGCCGCGACCTAAAGGAATAAATTCTGTATTAAGAAGACTAACCTGTTGCGCTTGATCTGAACTTTCCTCAAATGCACCAACATAAATTAACAGTAACATGATCCCTGTTGTAATCGCCGCAACAATCGCAATCACCGCCACTTGTACCAGAACTGAACCTTTGTTGGAGATCATGATGAGCCCCCCCCGGAATTACATTGTGCTTCCAAGATTGGTTTAGTCGCTGCACTTGCTGCAGAAATTTGAAAGTTAGCTAGTTCTACTCCATCACTAATTTTACATGCTTTTGCTTCGGTTGCGCTAATACATTTATACGCATAAACAGAATCAGTAATAGGCAGAGTATACCCCTTAGCACCACAAAGAGATGAATCTGCTAAAGCCCTCTTCGCAGCAGCCACTTTCCCTTCATTACAATATTTCACAACACCTTTGTTAAACTTCTTATCTACCTCACATAAATACGCATAGATTTTGTGAAACTCATCTGTATTTTCAAGATCGTCATCATCCGTCTCTTCACTTCCTTTATCATAACCCGCAGCTATATCACCAGAATAATCCCGCAAGAAGAAATATTTCAAAAGATTATCAATATTCACAGCGTACGTTTCAATACTGCCTTGTTTTTGTCCTTTCATAATCAACGATAAAATTTCATAATACAATGTCATCACGTTACTCATGTCGCCTTGTAATTTCTGCAATTCCTCGGTCGCAATCTCATGAACACGATCATAATTTTCTTGCATAAAGAAATCATGAACTCCGCCAAGTTCAGCAATAGCCATTGGTTGACGCTGAATACGCACAAGTTGAACATGACGATTTTTACCAATTGCCGGTTGTTTAGTAACTTGTGTTGCAAACGCACAGCCCTTGCTTTCATCCTGATCTAATAACTCATACACTACCTGAACATCTTTCCAATTATTCTGTGTTGCATAGACACTTCTCTTCGACACTCGATAAGTACATTGTAATGGTTGCGCAGAAAAGTCTGGTTGACCAATCACTTGACTAATCACAAACCCGTCTGCATTAAATTGTGCCGCGTTGGCATTTTCTAATGACATAGCTGCAACACCATCTTTTTGCAGCAACCCGCCAGTGATAGAATACCCATTACGTGAAGAAGTAGACGTTAACGACGCATCAGCAGGAACAGTAACTTGCACAAGAGTGTTTTGCACCTGAGTAAACGAGAAGACAAACTCATTACGATCTTGCACGGTTTCAGGAGACCCAAAATAATTTGGCTGATTTGGACATCCCGCATTACTTGGAGCTCCATTCACTTTTTCTAATTGATTTGACATTCCGCCAAACATTGTCTCCGTTACTGGACCTAATACATCTTCTTTGAGATATGTTCCTTGCACATTCTCTGGAATGACCGCAGCCCCCACTACTTCAGGAACACCTGGAAGATTTCGCACCGTACGTCGTAAACACATCCCTTTGCCATTCAAAGCAAGATTAACACGTACACGAATATCATCATGTTCACTCGCAACAAAAATATTAGGAGTGCGACAATCAACCCATTTATCATTGCGTTTATCATAACATTCCATATACGGAGATTCAATCGCTGCTTGACCAGTACCGAACAGACTTGCTAATTCAGGACAATCATACCGACCCGACACAGCATCAACAGTACAAGTAGCAACACCAGGAGGAGTAACATCAGTAATTGGTTGATACCATACTCCTTTACGACCAGAAAGAACCTCTTTATCAAAACATAATTCTGGATTTTCACCAGGATCTAATTCCAGTTCTACTTTAACGTGATCGTAACGGAAATGAGAATCGACACGTTGAGGTGTTTCAATAGGCACACTAAACATTCTTCCTCCTTGAATGTTCATACTCGTATCAATAATTTTTTCACGTTCACCAGCAAATTCGGGTGCTTTGCTCGCGCGTAAACAATCGCAACCTTTGCCATTACACGATTCATCCACACCAAAAAATCCTCGATCTTCCGGACCAATGCATTCCAAAGACACTTGTGAACGAGTAATCTTACAACCAGGCATAACAATAACACCAATTTCATAATTATGAATGGCTGTTTCTTTTGCAGGGTTAAATGTACTTAACTCACGAAATGCAGGAGCAACCACAACAGAACTATGTGTTGGAAACGCATATGCCGCATCTAGTAAAAAGTCCTCACTAAATAAAGGAAAATCAAACCCAAATGCTGCCATACACATTGATTGCGCAAATCCCTGTGCGCCACCTTGGAAGTAATTATTTAATTGCGCATTACCATAATCACTTTTGATATCATTCACCGATGATTGCAGCGCACTCGACATCCCTTGAGTGCCTTCCTTAAGCACAACGCCAATATCTTCAAACGCACCGCCTTTTCCAATATCATCAAAGTTTGAAGGTGTACAGCTTGTAAGCATCGCTGCAACTCCTTTATACACTAAACCACAGACATTCTGACTAAACCAGGTCTTACACGCACCCGCATCATATAATCCAGTATATTTCGCTTCAACTAAACAATTACGTAATCCAACTAAGATACTCTCAATCATCACCATGTGTTTAAGAATACCTGAGGTGCACATTGTTTGCACGGATTCAATAAGACCAGCATGAGGATCTACTTTTGCAACCTGTTTATCCTCACCACGAATATAATCAATCAAATAATCCTGACCAAACGCGCCAGAAAAATCACGTCCATGATAATAGCGAATCGTTGGATAATTTGTTCCAAACTTGCCATTTGATTCTTTAAAGATACGTTCCTCTCGATAGAACCACTCTTCCTCAACACCGGGTTTGTATTTTCCAATTTCTACAGCAGTGCGTAAACTACGGTCTCCACTTGGTTCTATTGACGCATCCGGTTTCTTACCCATACATACACATTGATAGAATTCAGGCTCTTTATTTTCAGTAAATGATTCAATAAAACAATCTTTAGTATATCCCGTGGCATACCGTTCAGTTTTATCAACAGTACCTAATTTTTTACCATTTTTATCATATAACTGAGTAATTCCACTTTCATCTTTACCTTCTTTATAACAGCCTTTTCCTAAATGTCCCAGATCAGAATCAGTTTTAAACTCACCACCATACCTTCCTTTATAGGGGTCAGTACAAGCTTCTTGACAAGAAATATCTCTTCCAGCAATAAGACCCTCAGATCCAGGGGGTTGATAAACAACAAGTCTTTCAGATTTTTCTAGCCCACCTAATAATTTATTCGCGGAACGAAGATGAAATACGCCTACTTGTTCATCACGAGGAACTTGTTCACTAGGATCCATAAAAAAGACAGTATCACTTCCATCTCCTTTAGTCCAACATTTTGCAACATCTTTAGTGTCTATAGTTAAACCAGTAGAATCTGCTTTCAATCTTTCCTGACAATTCTCCAATGGAATCAATGGTGCACCACGTCCCGTCACCGCGCATGCATTCTGCTCCTGTATGACATTATTAATCTGTTCTTCAGTCTTATCCTCTGTCCATCCAGCAGGAACAGCACGGCAAAATGCGCGATCACACGTCCAACGATATGCTGTATCCAACGCTGCTTCAAATTTCCACGCCGTTGTCGTCGAATCACACTGCTCATCAAGAGTATGCGCTTTTGTGTTAGGACCATCAACAAGACCCCCATCAGCCTCATACCAATCTACAACCGCTTGAGGTAAATCTTTTTTATATTGTTCATCAGCTTTGATAAGAGCATACCAATTCTCCAGCGTTTCACGCATATACAAATTATTTTGTTTAAGCGGACATTTACCGCTGCTATCAAACCCTTCCCCTTTCTGCTTCGCTTTTGCTTCAGGTTTTGCTAATTCAAAATATGATTCTAAACGTGATGTTGCCACACGCACACCACGACTTACCCATCTTCCTAAGAAAGACGCAATACAACTTACTCCCGTAATCAAATAGGCTGTTTCGACATACTCACGCGCAGTTTGTAATTGGGTAATTGTCCAATTTAATGCTGCAACACCATCATTCGCAATAAAGTCCGGAATTAAATCAGCGCTATCAACAGGAATATCCACAAAATACCCAATATCTTGACAAGTAGTTTGGGTTTTAGTTCCACTCCATTTATCCTCTCCACCCTCGGCTTTGCCTTCCCGTTCTTCGTATTCAATAGAAATCTTAATAGGAAACATTAATTGCCGTTTCTTAAAATCATTCCAAAAATCGTCTTCTTTCTTACTAAATTCCGCAGCCCCAATCAGTGTCCACGTTGCATAGACCGCTTCCTCACCTTTCAATGGTCGAGTAGAACCCGGCATAAGTTGACAACCAAGACCAAATTTCTCATCTTCTTGCATTGATTGCGTACACGCTTTCTCAATACGCACATTCTTTATTCTATAAGCTCGTTCATAGACTTCCCCACTTTTATCAAGTACCGGCGTGCCTTGACCTAAATAATTAAACTTAAAGACTGCTTGAATTTCCTGACGCCCTTCATCAAGTAATGTTGGATTCAACGCATACGGTGTTTGGAATTTAACCATATTCTCAACACCAAACGCCAGATCGCCCGACGCGCAGGAATTAACATTAACCGTTCGCTGCCACGAAATTGATTTACCGCTTTCGTCTTCCGCAATTAAAAAGACATGATATGTTGCCTGTTGTGCTGCAGCAACTGCTTCCTGAATAGGAAAAATAGTATATTCTAACAACTGGATGGGAACTTCTCGAGGTGTTAATTTTTTAGCCGTAAGTTGATCACGCAAAGATAAAGAAAAATCAACATCTTTAAAGCGAAACGACCCATTTTGATCTGCTTCGACAACTTTTACTGCACGACTAAAATCAGGATGAAATTCGTATCCTTGCGGTCGATAAATGTACAAGTACACTTTTGCTCCAGGTTCTGTTTCTCCTGAAATGGAAGATTCAGCTCGACCTTCATAAAATTGATATCCCTTCTCTATCTCTGCGCGTAACGTGGGAGCGCGCGTATCCGCTTTCACTAAAAACTGCTTCTCGCTTTGCCATCCAGCCCGATCCGCTGCCACAACCACAATAGTATTATCGCCTTCTTGTAAGCTTACTTCCAAAGAAAAGAAAGTAGTAGGAGGACTTTGCGCAACAGAACGATTGTTAACAAATATTTCCACGCTTGAATTTTCGCTAATTGTCCCATTAAGAACGATCCGATTCTCATTTGCAAATTCTTCAATAGGAATCAATTGAACCACAGGTTTGTGAGTATCGGCAAAAACCACAGTAGTAGTATTAGCTTTATTGCCAAAGGCATCAGTTGCTTCAATAAAAATAAGATTTTCTTTTTCTGCATCAAGTGTAATTCCACTCACTTTGAACTCACCATCAGTAACACCAGAACTTGCACCAACTGCCTGCGTGCTTGCGCCCAATCGACCATTTACAAGTACCCGTACACTTGCTCCATTCTCTGCTGTTCCATTAAAAGAAAGAGAAGTACCTTGGATAACTTCCGGTAGCACGACCACCACTCCTGAAGTAGAAAGATCCTGCGCTGCTGTTTGAAATGAATAATAACTTCCCTGCGCATCATCAACCACATCACCGCTTTGCACTTTATATTGATACGTCGTTTGGGAACTAAGACCAGACAAAGGCAATCGATGCTCAATAACCTCATCAGCATCACCACGTCGCACAAACTCAGCAGGATCAGTGCCAAACTCAACAAAACTATTTGCCGCTTCATCAGTTTCCCATGCAAGTATTGCGCTATCCTGCGTAACATTTTCAGCACGCACATGAGATATCTCAAGCGCAGAAACCAACGTCGTATTCACCAGTAAAAAGAGCACACCAAGTACCATTATCTTCCAAGCAGTACTACTAACGTAACTACCCCTGTAACTTCTTGCGTGACTACTCGTGTGTTTTGTTTTTACCATGTTAATCATTTAAGATTGAAATTGTTTAAGATTGAACCTCAGGAAGAGGGACTGCATAGCTATATTGCGCTAAATCCCCCATTAATTCTAATATCCCCTCCGTTGAGCTATCTGTTGGGACTAATGTGTGAATTATAATTTTGTGAGCTTCTTCAAGTTCATCCCATGCTACTGACCAATTTCCTTTATAGCCGCCGATAATTTCACCGCCAACTTCTCCTGCTTCTCCTTTAAGTAAGAGTACTTCCAAAGGATATGTAAAATCCGCTTCTGCTAAAAATTCAATATTTTGTTGCGATTGTATATGAGGATCAAGCGTCGCAGAAATAACTGCTTTTGATTCATGAAAATGCGTTGCGAAGAGATCGCGTTTTGTACGATTTGCATCATAATATAGTGAAACAAACGCCGTAACCTCATCATCTAATGCAACTGCGGGACCAACCTGAGTAGGAGACGTAAACGAATGAGTAACGATCTCAATATTTGAAATGGGAAATTTTTGGAGAGGAATTAAGTCAAATTCAACTTCTGCATCAGGCGTCGTAATGACTCGTTTCCAATCTTCTTTATACCCTTCTTTAGTCGCGCGAACAATCGCGCCGCCGCATTGAGGCACATTAGTACGCGCCGCCGCAACATCACCCATACCGGCAAAATCATACTGAGTTGAAACAATATTATCGCATTGATAACGCAAACAAGAGTAAGACATCTCAACATTCTCCAATGGAACACGCCAATATACCCCTGTTTGCCAATTCTCTACCAATTTATAGGTCTTCATCATCAAAGGAACTGAACCACTTTGACAAAATTCTTCATCACCATATGCCCCAAAGACTCCAGAAACAGCTTGTGTAGGCACCGCATTTCTATTCGCGATATTTCGCGCAAGATGTACTGTAAATGCGGTTTTAAAATCATAACCCGTCGTTTCATCACGAACATGAACCATAACCGGATAACTCACATCATAGGTAAATTTCCAAGATTGCAAACAGAAAAATGACAAGAGAGCATTTTTCTGCCCTAACTGATTGCTACGTAAAACTCGACCACTTCGCGGAGTAACATCAAACGAAAAAGGATACGAATCATCAAACGAAAAAACCACTGACACATCATCATTAAACAAAATATCATCGCCAATATCCCAAACATAATGATTAGTATAATATGATAAATCTTCAGGATATTCAACAATATCAGTGCCTTTTACCTGCAAACGCGCAAGGTTATATCGCAACAAATCTTTCAGAGTTTGTTTAACAGTATCAATCTCCCAGCGTTTTGTCCCGCAACTTACTTCAAATCCCGCAACAGGCACATCAGGATGTTCTAATGCAATCAAATCCTGTGTCAAATCTTCTAATTTAAGATCACGCAGTTCTCGTTCTACAATTCGCCGAGAAAGATCATAAACACGTTTAAGTTTGATGTCAGATTCTGCAACGTGATCCACCACTTCAGTAACAACTTCTCCGTTTTTGTCCCGAATGACTAAATGCCATCGCACATTAAAAATGATTTTGCTCTCAACAAGTTCTGTGTTAACTTTTACAAGATCCCTCTCTTCAATTTGATAAGTATCGAGTCGATCAGGTTCAAACACACACCCATGAAGTTTTTGTTCAATTTCCCGATCAAGTTGCATTTTGATTTCATCTAACGTAGGATACATCGTTTGCGTGCCATATGCCCAATATGGAACTAAAGAGAGAGGAGAAGTACGTAAATGTAAATTAGCATTCTCTGCAATCGAAGAAGGTACAGAAAGATATCCGCCCTGCGCTCCTAAACGGCGAACCGCATCTTCTCCAATAGATTCAATACAAGAAGTAATGAGTGATTCCACGCGACTTTTCTCCGTGGGAATAATTTCTCCAGGTTTGAAGGTAACTATTTCAGTTTTAATAGCAATAATTAAGATAATTGCAAGCAACGCCACTATCCCCAGAATAATAAAAATTGTTACTTGACCCTTCCGTGAACCAGAAAACAAAATAGGAGAAGACCTAATAGTATAGTTACTACTAAAAACACGATCCAACCTCTTTTTTTGCATTAGGTTAATGATAGTTATATAATTTATAAAGCTTGTGCTACCGCCCCGTCTATAACTTTACCTATTTTCAACAAATATATTTACCCAGTTCGATTAAAAAAAACAGCATTTAACGAAAGTGCATTTAACATTAAGAATTTTCCTAAAAATGATTAAAAGGGACACAAGAAGAGTATAGAAACAATAGTCTCTTACACAAAATCATCCGAAATATCTTATCCTATGTATGTTACATCTTCATCTATATGTTTTGCACCCGGAACAGAACCAGACAACATTTCAGAGGTCCATTCCTGCGTTCGTTTAAGCAGCTCTTGTTCCAACGCCACTACATCTTGAGAAAGTTTAGTAACATTAATTTTGTAAGAATATTTAGTGTTAATAACGCGAATCAATTCACGCGCGCCCGTAACACCCACATACATGGGATGAAGATGAGTCTCTGCTAAAAGAGCAACCGCAGTTACACCTCGCCGTTTGCCTAAACCCAATAAAACTCCAGAGACGCCAATAATTGGTCCAACGACCTTAAAAATAGACTTTTCCACACCTAATTTTTTTGCAGTATATTCTTTGAACAACGCCAGATCATTCGCCGTGCAAAAGACTTTGGGCTCTTTAGGAGTTTCTTGCAAACCAATTCCGCCTAACGCAATAACATGAGAACCGCCAAACTGCTGTACAATTCGCAAAATTTCTTCACAAAAAGTATAACAACCTTCTTCATCAATAGGTTGGATATCCCCCACTAAAATGAGTAAATCTCTTTTACCAGATTGAGGTGTGAATTTCTTGTAATAGAGTTCAATTTTAGGTTCATCGATGAGATTATCTTCATTTACAAACACAGAATGAGGAAATTTATGAGAGAAAAATGAATACAATTTGACAGCTTTTAACTCCTCAACAAAAAAATCAGCCGTGATTTTACCCACATTACCAATACCGGGTAACCCTTCAATAAAAACAGGATTAGATAATTTAGGGAGAACTTTAACTTCTTGCACAATCTCCCATTTTGTAGACATAAACATCCTGAAGAAAAACCAAGTTTATATAGATTTGGATTACTTCTCTAAATAAATATCACACAGGAAACCAAGATCTTCTCGACCAATCTTAACATCCCCATCTGAGAGTTCTGCCAATGCCATATCAACTTCTCGTGCCTGTCGTTGTTGATAGACACTGGATTGTATTGCTTTTAGCAAACCATAACCTGCAACCATCAAACCAACAAAACCACTCAAATACAGTTCATAATCTCCACCATCTCTAAGTACACCAAATGAAGTTCCACTAAGTACTGTAGCCGGAAGTGCTGCTCCTAAAGCGCGTGCATAGCATCTTCCATATTCTTTCTCTTGAACATGCATCCTCCAAAGTGACCCTATAAAAGCCATAGCTTCATCTGGTTCTGATAATTTTTGCCATTGAGTTCGTGCAGCTTCTAATTTTGAGGAGTCATAAACCATAAAAATTGAAAAATAGACACTATTTAAAAATGTTACTACCTAGAAGAGACATTACAAAAGTTCTAAAATTAAAGATAAACATTAATAAATAGCTCGCAATTTTTTAACAAGTCCTCAAAGTGCCAATGGATGTGTCGGCAGTAAAAAATCATTCTGATTTTTGAGTCGCCACATAGCATAAAAAATTCATGCGGATGTGTCGGAGTGGTCAAACGAGCTACCTTGAGGGGGTAGTGGCTTAGTGCCTGCGCAGGTTCGAACCCTGTCTTCCGCACCATTTTTTATGAAAAAAGAACAGTTTGGTATACCCTGGAAAGTTAGTATATTCTTCTTGATCATCATATTACTAGCTTATTTTGCAGCAGAATTAACAATTTTTTATTCAGTCTCTTTACCAATCATTCTTTTTTTTGTTATTTTTTGTTTTGGAAGTGTATTAGTTTATTATTATTGGTTCCTAAAAAACAAGAAAAAATGGCTATTCTTATTTGGTATCTCAGGTTTATTTTTATTTGTTTTAATTTTTTTCTCCAGTGCTTATTCACAATTACCCACTAACTCAACCAATTACATTTCAGATTCTGACAATGCCAATTATTCAGAAGAAGGCAATATTACAAATCTAAATTTTAAAGATGCATTTTATTTTTCTACGGTTACATTATCAACAACAGGATATGGAGATATTACTCCCCACGGTTATTTTAGAGATTTGGTTATAACTGAGATATTATTAGGAGTTTTCCTAACTGTGTTCACATTAAGTGGGATTTATAGTCTTCTCAAAGAAGAGAATGAATAACTATTTCGTTCGACTCACACACCCATTCTCTTCCATCCAAAATCGCCACTCCAAATGTGTATCTCGCGTGATCCCAATGCGAGCCCCTTTAGCTACCATAAAATTTCTTAATCCGTCATCTAACAGCTTTATCTTCACTCCGGCCTTAGTTCCATTAAATGCCCCATCAATTCCCAATGCTGAACATAATTTTCCGGGACCAGAACATAAATCAACAATTTTACTCTTTCCACGCCGCTTTCGCATCTCTTCCAATCCCACGAGTGGTTCTGCCGCGCGAATCAACACTGCCCCCGCATCATCTTTCTCAGTTGTAAAATTCAAACACCAATACATCCCATAAATAAAATAAACATACACATGACCATAGGTATCATACATTAACGCGCTACGTGACGTTCTCGTAAACGCATGCGACGCCCCATCTCGTTTATACGCCTCTGTTTCAACAATTCGTACCCGACAACCATCAACCTCAATGATTTTACCAATCAGTTCTTGCGCAACCACCACTGAATCACGAGCAAAAAACGAAACAGGAAGAGATTTCATAACCTCTCAAATCCTCCGAATTATAAAAAAGCAACGACCGCATCCAATTAAAATCAGCAACAAAACTCAAATCTGGCTTAAAACCAAACCCACACCATATCCAATCACACCAGCTGCTAACCCGACAAGCGTTATCTCCAGCCCAG is part of the Candidatus Woesearchaeota archaeon genome and encodes:
- a CDS encoding transglycosylase SLT domain-containing protein, yielding MKRVGMKRFGFLVLFTLLILVVGGLAENDVRFLETGSRLLGSMVGQPFTLLCPDGQAALGIQASVDRSGFIDALGLFCQDQSNVIIGNEELVLRDSGCAGRFMNGLSAIAATKNGVEGIVSVAAVCGETPSVPIQSTLPQAYTEHKFTCDLRTQSIQVRGISGFYDSRTHMVKGLYVLYTADENVFRNGALLCRADPSVPADSAGEEGFNNGARVNPDGTIDVLLDPSDESTSAPAPATDEMYARNDVPAGATATDANSGSDLTYTIELVPDEPSSPTSAPAVHPVAAAAGDGAVDEETGGLAEPTEEEIPVEDCTNNADDNEDGSVDCEDYACREDDYCKAIYRQLNSGLFSDSDEGSSSQDGVEDCTNGVDDNGDGGVDCDDYACGGYYYCKAIYREMIQDIYTEETIAATSSETEAYLADICDPDDQECVDDWLAKNANPLEEDMSQYSGSSIAGPSSVLHIGDSHSVGAYGKELHRLLIQKNVAAQTYACGGAAASNFDKVNYKVCNEKRDSGGKPTGPNPAGSLVLVGSQTPSNLIQTPFNFENQLSAFNPEMVIISLGTNFLTAQGVNNQAANINSLVEKVVSSGKKCVWVGAPASTNRKVDTLGINRALKVLVESRCRFIDANTLTDAVQYTGGDGIHYTGQGGLGGKLWARAIYALLYQEYLTPPADDEPFDPSSEGYGSVKPRGESAPETTKAISEMYSESVKNIDKAWRRVSPFILAGEYVYQTGVGFVPWAVLYPAPVVASVADEDDGPKPIFDIPEDNVEKYDTWFKKYGEEHNVPPSLLKAVTSKESGFSTRAVSTAGAVGLAQFTYKTAKSYFGANQVVMCCGNLEPNEKETRQGCMNEVARWGRVWKEGTYMCTPQNDARFNPELSIQAQAKLFANLLQNYQGAALEDQIKLAILAYHDGPGAVNGYIRIAQGQKTWSAVKSAMNVRVRTYKGKQIGNGDYMELVYVGPIYARYAAWKNQFD
- a CDS encoding PAC2 family protein encodes the protein MSTKWEIVQEVKVLPKLSNPVFIEGLPGIGNVGKITADFFVEELKAVKLYSFFSHKFPHSVFVNEDNLIDEPKIELYYKKFTPQSGKRDLLILVGDIQPIDEEGCYTFCEEILRIVQQFGGSHVIALGGIGLQETPKEPKVFCTANDLALFKEYTAKKLGVEKSIFKVVGPIIGVSGVLLGLGKRRGVTAVALLAETHLHPMYVGVTGARELIRVINTKYSYKINVTKLSQDVVALEQELLKRTQEWTSEMLSGSVPGAKHIDEDVTYIG
- a CDS encoding DNA-3-methyladenine glycosylase, yielding MKSLPVSFFARDSVVVAQELIGKIIEVDGCRVRIVETEAYKRDGASHAFTRTSRSALMYDTYGHVYVYFIYGMYWCLNFTTEKDDAGAVLIRAAEPLVGLEEMRKRRGKSKIVDLCSGPGKLCSALGIDGAFNGTKAGVKIKLLDDGLRNFMVAKGARIGITRDTHLEWRFWMEENGCVSRTK